One Suncus etruscus isolate mSunEtr1 chromosome 13, mSunEtr1.pri.cur, whole genome shotgun sequence genomic region harbors:
- the TRAPPC10 gene encoding trafficking protein particle complex subunit 10 produces the protein MAAAAEAPPVVYTMENKPIVTCAGDHNLFSSLFPMLSQQLPREPMEWRRSYGRAPKMIHLESNFVQFKEELLPKEGNKALLTFPFLHIYWTECCDTEVYKASVKDDLTKWQNVLRAHSSTDWLIVVVENDAKKKNKTNILPRTSLVDKIRSDFCNKQSDRCVVLSDPLKDSSRTQESWNAFLTKLRTLLLMSFTKNLGKFEDDMRTLREKRTEPGWGFCEYFMVQEELAFVFEMLQQLEDALVQYDELDALFSQYVVNFGAGDGANWLAFFCQPVKSWNGLVLRKPIDMEKRELVQRQEATLLDLRSYLFSRQCTLLLFLQRPWEVAQRALQLLHSCVQELRLLEVPVPLGALDCWVFLSCLEVLQKIESCCDRAQIDSNIANTVGLWDYATEKLKALGALCGLVSEKGPDSEDLNRTVDLLAGLGAERPETANTAQSPYKKLKEALSSVEAFEKHYLELSHATIDMYRRIGRTRSAQLVGKDLAEFYMRKKCPQKAEVYLQGALKTYLAEGWALPVAHTRKQLAECQKRLGQTENYLQTSTLLASDEHLSDEQRQHFCQEILSFASEPADDSGHTVVLPLSSFAHLSDLRFEPATAVVHAGGVLGVDVTVCSRMPVPLRLDHIALHFHFSLDKNNYRKTAEWLTTHQTANGLVVFPAASTALPASQHSMPAPELAELSERSPADGALSTAGIICRNAHLLLRRSDSTTGPEAPSSLALDDGAHVLRSSGVTLKPGPNLVTFRTQAQEPGTYTLRQLRASLGPVHFVLPHLSPPLHYDVYSQEPQLRVEPLTDGLLAGIPQKVKFTVTTGHYTVKNGDSLQLSNAEALLLLCPVGGRALVCSNSREKASEAALRVQSSDKVTSISLPAAPAYHIIEFQLEVLSLPSTPATEDCGPDAQDAGTAMSTTDHKVSIDCPWSIYSTVVALTFSVPFRTTHALLSAGTRKYVQVCVQNLSALDFQLSHSQLVDVEDSGAMQLLPLNTQAQQPVHSQQSVFFVWELQWAREPPSVLHGRFSVSFVPAADERPALSLEPHTYEFRVENFFTLYTVRAEILPPVGTPHCRTGLLCSLDVSITRLLDLMEVDKDEALLQSGEHFSTKLLYEVVDNSSNWAVCGKSSGVISMPVAAHATHRVHMEVMPLFAGYLPLPDVRLFKYLPHHSAHSTQLDADSWIENDTLAVDKHGDDPLDGGSARSRGGGHTVGNSEHKGLPMPRLQALSPGQLVNASAGTQVLVLPGQDDRVLEVSVT, from the exons ATGGCCGCGGCCGCCGAGGCGCCGCCCGTGGTCTACACCATGGAGAACAAGCCGATCGTCACCT GTGCTGGCGACCACAACCTGTTCTCATCCCTGTTCCCAATGCTGTCCCAGCAGCTGCCACGGGAGCCCATGGAGTGGAGGAG GTCTTATGGCCGTGCCCCCAAGATGATCCACCTGGAGTCGAACTTTGTTCAGTTCAAAGAGGAGCTGCTACCCAAAGAGGGGAACAAAGCGCTGCTGACCTTCCCCTTCCTGCACATCTACTGGACCGAGTGCTGT GACACAGAGGTGTACAAGGCCTCGGTGAAGGACGACCTCACCAAGTGGCAGAACGTCCTGCGGGCACACAGCTCCACGGACTGGCTCATTGTGGTGGTGGAGAATGATgccaagaagaagaacaagaccAACATCCTCCCCCGGACGTCACTCGTGGACAAGatcaggagcgacttctgcaACAAGCAGAGTGACCG GTGCGTCGTGCTCTCTGACCCGCTCAAGGACTCTTCGCGAACGCAGGAATCCTGGAACGCCTTCCTGACCAAACTTCGGACACTGCTGCTCATGTCTTTCACCAAAAACCTGGGCAAGTTTGAGGATGACATGAGAACGCTGCGGGAGAAGAGGACAGAGCCGGGCTGGGGCTTCTGTGAATACTTCATGGTTCAG GAGGAACTGGCCTTCGTGTTCGAGATGCTGCAGCAGCTGGAGGACGCACTGGTGCAGTATGACGAGTTGGATGCCCTCTTCTCGCAGTATGTCGTCAACTTTGGGGCTGGCG ATGGTGCCAACTGGCTGGCGTTCTTCTGCCAGCCGGTGAAGAGCTGGAACGGGCTGGTCCTGCGCAAGCCCATCGACATGGAGAAGCGGGAGCTGGTGCAGCGGCAGGAGGCCACGCTGCTGGACCTGCGCAGCTATCTCTTCTCGCGCCAGTGCACGCTGTTGCTCTTCCTGCAGCGGCCCTGGGAGGTGGCCCAGCGTGCGCTGCAGCTGCTGCATAGCTGCGTGCAGGAACTGCGGCTGCTGGAG GTGCCCGTGCCACTCGGCGCCCTGGACTGCTGGGTGTTCCTGAGCTGTCTGGAGGTGCTACAGAAGATCGAGAGCTGCTGTGACCGTGCCCAGATCGACTCCAATATCGCCAACACCGTGGGGCTGTGGGACTACGCCACAGAAAAG CTCAAGGCCTTAGGCGCTCTGTGCGGGCTCGTGTCGGAGAAGGGCCCTGACTCTGAGGACCTCAACCGGACTGTCGACCTCCTGGCGGGCCTGGGAGCTGAGCGCCCAGAGACGG CCAACACAGCCCAGAGTCCCTACAAGAAGCTCAAGGAAGCGCTGTCATCGGTGGAGGCCTTTGAGAAGCACTATCTG GAGCTGTCCCACGCCACCATTGACATGTACCGGCGTATTGGGCGGACGCGGTCGGCGCAGCTCGTGGGGAAGGACCTGGCCGAGTTCTACAT GAGGAAGAAATGCCCGCAGAAGGCTGAGGTGTACCTGCAGGGCGCCCTGAAGACATACCTGGCCGAGGGCTGGGCCCTGCCTGTAGCACACACCAGGAAGCAGCTGGCTGAGTGCCAGAAGCGCCTGGGCCAGACTGAGAA CTACCTGCAGACCAGCACCCTCCTGGCCAGTGACGAGCACCTTTCCGACGAGCAGCGCCAGCATTTCTGCCAGGAGATCCTCAGCTTTGCCAGCGAGCCTGCAGATGACTCTG GCCACACGGTTGTGCTGCCCTTGAGCTCCTTTGCACACCTGAGCGACCTCCGCTTTGAGCCTGCCACTGCCGTGGTGCACGCGGGTGGCGTGTTGGGGGTGGACGTGACCGTGTGCAGCCGCATGCCTGTGCCCTTGCGCCTGGACCACATTGCCCTGCACTTCCACTTCAGCCTGGACAAGAACAACTACCGCAAGACGGCCGAGTGGCTCACCACACACCAGACGGCCAATGGGCTCGTGGTCTTTCCCGCGGCGTCCACCGCCCTGCCTGCCTCCCAGCACAGCATGCCAGCGCCTGAGCTGGCTGAGCTTAGTGAGCGGAGCCCTGCGGATGGCGCCCTGAGCACGGCGGGCATCATCTGCCGCAACGCGCACCTGCTGCTCCGCAGGTCTGACAGCACCACTGGCCCCGAGGCACCTTCGAGCCTCGCTCTGGACGACGGGGCCCACGTGCTTCGTAGCAGTGGAGTCACACTGAAGCCGGGGCCCAACCTGGTGACCTTCAGGACGCAG GCCCAGGAACCTGGCACTTACACATTGCGGCAGTTGCGCGCCTCGCTGGGCCCCGTCCACTTCGTGCTGCCGCACCTGTCCCCGCCCCTGCACTATGACGTCTACTCGCAGGAGCCGCAGCTGCGCGTGGAGCCCCTCACTG ATGGCCTGTTGGCGGGGATTCCGCAGAAGGTGAAGTTCACGGTCACGACCGGCCATTACACGGTGAAGAACGGAGACAGCCTGCAGCTGAGCAACGCCGAGGCCCTACTGCTTCTCTGTCCCGTGGGCGGCCGTGCTCTCGTCTGCTCCAACAGCAGAG AGAAGGCTTCTGAGGCGGCGCTGCGCGTCCAGTCATCCGACAAGGTCACGAGCATCAGCCTGCCTGCAGCACCCGCCTACCACATCATTGAGTTCCAGCTAGAGGTGCTGTCCCTGCCCTCCACGCCGGCCACTGAGGACTGTGGCCCAGACGCACAGGATGCTGGCACGGCCATGAGCACCACCGACCACAAG GTGTCCATCGACTGCCCATGGTCCATCTACTCCACTGTCGTTGCGCTGACCTTCAGCGTGCCCTTCCGGACCACGCACGCTCTGCTCTCGGCGGGGACACG GAAGTACGTGCAGGTGTGCGTGCAGAACTTGTCAGCCCTCGACTTCCAGCTGTCGCACAGTCAGCTTGTGGATGTCGAGGACAGTGGGGCCATGCAACTGCTGCCTCTGAACACGCAGGCCCAGCAG CCTGTCCACAGCCAGCAGAGCGTCTTCTTCGTCTGGGAGCTGCAGTGGGCCCGGGAGCCGCCCTCGGTGCTGCATGGCCGCTTTTCCGTCAGCTTCGTGCCTGCGGCCGACGAACGGCCGGCCCTGTCCCTGGAGCCCCACACCTATGAGTTCCGAGTGGAAAACTTCTTT ACACTGTACACGGTGCGGGCGGAGATCCTGCCCCCTGTGGGCACCCCGCACTGCCGGACCGGCTTGCTGTGCTCCTTGGACGTGTCCATCACACGCCTCCTGGACCTGATGGAGGTGGACAAGGACGAGGCGCTGTTGCAGTCGGGCGAGCACTTCTCCACCAAGCTGCTGTATGAAG TGGTGGACAACAGTAGCAACTGGGCCGTGTGCGGGAAGAGCTCGGGTGTCATCTCCATGCCCGTGGCTGCCCATGCCACGCATCGCGTGCACATGGAGGTGATGCCGCTGTTCGCGGGGTACCTGCCGCTCCCCGACGTCAGGCTCTTTAAGTACCTCCCGCACCACTCAGCGCACTCCACTCAGCTGGACGCGG ACAGCTGGATCGAGAATGACACTCTGGCGGTGGACAAGCACGGAGACGACCCGCTGGACGGAGGCAGTGCCCGGAGCCGGGGCGGGGGTCACACGGTGGGCAACAGCGAGCACAAGGGCCTGCCCATGCCACGCCTACAGGCGCTGTCCCCCGGCCAGCTTGTCAACGCCAGTGCGGGCACCCAAGTGCTGGTGCTGCCTGGCCAGGATGACCGCGTGCTGGAAGTCAGCGTCACGTGA